The region CCGCGCGGTAGAAGGGCAGGTGCATTATTGGTGGGTCGGGCTGGGCAATATCATCGGCGCCACGTTGCTGGCTTACTATTGGGACGATTTGGCCCCGGTGCTGGCAACCGACTACGACAAGGTCAACCTGCTGGACACCTTCGGGCCGATCGGCGGCCTGCTGGTCACTTACCTGCTGCTGGCGCTGGCGTTTGCCGCCATGCTGTGGTGGGAGAAACGCTTTTTCCGCGCCAAACCCGACGCGCAGGTGGTTAATTTAAGGAGAGTGTCATGAAACAGGCGGCTATAGTGCCGGATTACCGGCTGGACATGCTCGGCGAGCCTTGCCCCTACCCGGCGGTGGCGACGCTGGAAGCGATGCCGCAGCTTAAACCGGGAGAGATTCTGGAGGTGATCAGCGATTGCCCGCAGTCGATCAATAACATCCCGCTCGACGCGCGCAACCACGGTTACAAGGTGCTGGATATCCAGCAGGACGGTCCGACCATCCGCTATCTTATCCAACGCTGACGCCAGGGTTACTCTGCGCCGCCGGTCAACTGATGCAGGCGGCGTTCACTCTGCTCATCTGCCGGTACATATACCAGCATCCGGTCGCCGTTGCGCGGCGCCGACCACCAGTTATTTTGCCGCAGGCTCATCACCCCCACCAAAGGATGGCGAAAGCGTTTGACGTTGTTGTCGACGCCGCGCACTTCATGCCGTTCCCAGATAGTGCGGAAATCTTCGGAGACCGCCATATAGCGCGCCAGTTGCGCTTCCCAGATCGGTTCACCCAAATGCTCCGCCATCTGAGCGCGGAACATCGCCACCATTTTCGGCATGACTTCATCCCAGTCCAGTTGGCTGGCACGCCAGTGTTCGTGGGTGAACGCCAGATAGATGCAGTTGCGATCTTCCGGCGGCAGCTCGGTCAGTTCGACGCCCATCAGCAAACAATAGGCCCGGTTGAACCCCAGAATATCGAAGCGTGCGTTGGAAATGATCGCCGGCAGCGGGTCGAGCTGATCAAGAATTTTTTGCCCGTATGCCGACAACTGCTCGCAGTCGCCGCTTTGCGTGGCCGCCGGCAAGCTTTGCCCCGCCAGCCTGAACAGGTGGTGAGTTTCCGCTTCGTTGCATTGCAGCGCATTGGCGATAGCGGTCAGCGTTTTTGGCGAAGCTTGAATTGGCCGCCCCTGTTCCAGCCAGGTGTACCAGGTGATGCCAACGTCGGCCAACTGCGCGACCTCTTCACGGCGCAGTCCGGGCGTGCGCCGTTGACGCATGCGCGCAAGCCCCAGTCGGTTGGGGTCCAGGCTCTCGCGGCGCGTGCGCAGAAAAGCGCCCAACAGCTTGCGGTTATCGGCGTGAACGGCAGCGGTAATGCGGGTAGTTACGGGCATGAATAATTTACTCCTGCAACGAGACCGGTAGTTTTTATACCATGATAATCAAGAACTGGTACCCGTGTATTTTAAAGGTGATGCTAATCACATTCCTGGGTTAACACAATGGATGAGAACAATGAGCGCACCTTCAACGGCGGCCAAGCTGGGCCGCGCGGGGTTGATTATTTTGTTGGCGGGGCAGTTGCTGCCGAT is a window of Serratia plymuthica DNA encoding:
- the yedF gene encoding sulfurtransferase-like selenium metabolism protein YedF, whose translation is MKQAAIVPDYRLDMLGEPCPYPAVATLEAMPQLKPGEILEVISDCPQSINNIPLDARNHGYKVLDIQQDGPTIRYLIQR
- a CDS encoding helix-turn-helix transcriptional regulator, translated to MPVTTRITAAVHADNRKLLGAFLRTRRESLDPNRLGLARMRQRRTPGLRREEVAQLADVGITWYTWLEQGRPIQASPKTLTAIANALQCNEAETHHLFRLAGQSLPAATQSGDCEQLSAYGQKILDQLDPLPAIISNARFDILGFNRAYCLLMGVELTELPPEDRNCIYLAFTHEHWRASQLDWDEVMPKMVAMFRAQMAEHLGEPIWEAQLARYMAVSEDFRTIWERHEVRGVDNNVKRFRHPLVGVMSLRQNNWWSAPRNGDRMLVYVPADEQSERRLHQLTGGAE